The Bremerella cremea genome includes a window with the following:
- a CDS encoding PP2C family protein-serine/threonine phosphatase: MPRPIPDYLRVHREESPVSETAKQEAYPGLTQISQALANLTGFRLALREERQPNKGKRMSQQQVTRGGNTARIELHAAEKQASSAASDALTAESMGGVAGGLEFLLAEIDRLRITLRKQEAELATHIPVIANPSIEDLAERLEAALASAVDVTGADAAGLYVLDDATSQLKLRASHNLPATRLLDPPRPLEGSLADLEALSGHAVVLEDTKLLPHWPCPEEAPSAVCIPISTSTTPLGTLWVYSQTSRDFSLRETNLLEIIAGKLAVDLERDQLISERRTTQKLARQKNQIADRQKAQLPNVKPLVDGWDVSAWTQQGNDMGGDFHDWAVIEDGKLAIFVGDAMDDNFDAVMTSTSLATAVKANCRIAHNAEMMLDRVNRTFWEASAGDHFASLAYAIFDPMLGTMEAGSCGHVQGFAFKHNSVKPLWNPSWPLGSSPEVEPQLATAMLQPGETLALLSSGLSETLEELDGKNWQAKFCDLIVRHMDLPTDRIMRAVQERLNSAAIRINADKTLVLVKRKNDH, encoded by the coding sequence ATGCCCCGACCGATTCCCGATTATTTGCGAGTCCATCGCGAAGAGTCCCCTGTCAGTGAAACCGCGAAGCAGGAAGCCTATCCTGGGCTGACACAAATCTCCCAGGCCTTAGCCAACCTAACCGGTTTTCGCTTGGCCCTTCGTGAAGAACGTCAACCTAACAAGGGGAAACGTATGTCACAGCAACAAGTGACACGGGGCGGCAATACCGCACGCATCGAACTGCACGCAGCCGAAAAGCAAGCGTCCTCCGCTGCCAGTGACGCCCTGACTGCCGAAAGCATGGGCGGAGTCGCTGGCGGACTCGAATTTTTGCTGGCAGAAATCGACCGCTTACGGATCACGCTGCGGAAGCAAGAAGCGGAACTAGCGACGCATATTCCCGTGATTGCCAATCCTTCTATCGAAGACTTGGCCGAACGCCTGGAAGCGGCCCTCGCCTCAGCCGTCGATGTAACCGGTGCCGACGCGGCTGGCCTCTATGTATTAGACGACGCGACCAGCCAGCTCAAACTTCGCGCTTCCCACAACTTGCCCGCAACACGCTTGCTCGATCCGCCGCGTCCCTTAGAAGGAAGCCTGGCCGACCTGGAAGCGTTATCTGGCCATGCCGTGGTCCTGGAAGATACTAAACTATTGCCCCACTGGCCCTGCCCAGAAGAAGCCCCTTCGGCGGTTTGCATTCCGATTTCAACCTCCACGACTCCCCTGGGAACGTTGTGGGTCTACTCACAAACATCGCGAGATTTTAGCTTGCGAGAGACGAACCTCTTAGAAATCATCGCAGGCAAACTAGCAGTCGATTTGGAACGAGATCAACTCATTTCTGAACGACGGACCACGCAAAAGCTTGCTCGCCAAAAAAACCAAATTGCTGATCGTCAAAAGGCACAACTCCCCAACGTGAAACCGCTGGTCGACGGCTGGGACGTTTCGGCCTGGACGCAACAAGGAAACGACATGGGAGGCGACTTCCATGATTGGGCCGTAATCGAAGATGGCAAGCTGGCAATTTTTGTTGGCGATGCCATGGACGACAATTTCGACGCCGTGATGACCTCGACCAGCTTGGCCACGGCCGTCAAAGCAAATTGTCGCATCGCACACAACGCAGAAATGATGCTCGACCGCGTCAACCGAACTTTCTGGGAAGCGTCGGCAGGCGACCACTTTGCTTCGTTGGCTTACGCAATTTTCGATCCTATGCTCGGCACCATGGAAGCCGGATCGTGCGGGCATGTTCAAGGGTTTGCCTTCAAACACAATTCCGTGAAGCCCCTCTGGAACCCATCTTGGCCACTGGGTAGCAGTCCGGAAGTTGAACCGCAACTAGCCACCGCTATGCTTCAGCCCGGCGAAACGCTGGCGTTGCTCTCCTCAGGGCTCTCCGAGACGCTCGAAGAACTAGACGGCAAGAACTGGCAAGCCAAATTCTGCGACCTAATCGTGCGGCACATGGACCTTCCGACCGATCGCATCATGCGTGCCGTACAAGAACGCCTAAACTCTGCTGCTATCAGGATTAACGCCGACAAGACATTGGTTCTGGTGAAGCGAAAAAACGATCACTAA
- a CDS encoding NAD(P) transhydrogenase subunit alpha, whose product MIRKLLLLLVAFTLVGVYSPATSFAQTEKEAASPAADTPKVERELTSPQQPAPPEEEATSPKFSKWTALVASLTIFVLAVFVGFEIITKVPPTLHTPLMSGSNAISGIAIVGALLATALGANWFASLLGFLAIIMATVNVVGGYMVTNRMLSMFKAKR is encoded by the coding sequence GTGATTCGTAAGCTGCTATTACTGCTTGTCGCGTTCACGCTGGTTGGCGTCTATTCGCCAGCGACCAGTTTCGCTCAAACCGAAAAGGAAGCGGCGAGCCCGGCTGCTGACACGCCTAAAGTCGAAAGAGAATTGACTTCGCCGCAACAGCCCGCTCCGCCCGAAGAAGAAGCGACATCCCCAAAGTTCAGCAAATGGACTGCCCTGGTCGCTAGTCTCACGATTTTCGTCCTCGCAGTTTTTGTAGGCTTTGAAATCATCACCAAAGTTCCGCCCACACTGCATACCCCGCTAATGTCTGGCTCGAACGCGATTTCCGGCATTGCCATCGTCGGTGCTTTGCTGGCCACGGCGTTAGGGGCGAACTGGTTTGCCTCGCTGCTGGGCTTTCTAGCAATCATCATGGCCACGGTAAATGTGGTTGGCGGATACATGGTTACCAACCGCATGCTATCGATGTTCAAAGCGAAGCGGTAA
- a CDS encoding NAD(P)(+) transhydrogenase (Re/Si-specific) subunit beta: MFDSQIIVNLTYLVAAVLFIVGLKMMAHPRSAVRGNLISSIAMLLAVLITAYQILADGDATWSGWLLIGLGLAIGGAIGAVMAIKVEMTQMPQLVALFNGLGGAASVFVAGAELVGITDTTATPDVMLAIGLSGLIGTVTFWGSLVAFGKLQEIDLFERPLPIAYPQAINALISVAAILMLIVMATAGVGWPYLAIVVLATVLGFTLVMPIGGADMPVVIALLNSYSGLAAAATGFVIENNVLIISGSLVGASGIILTQIMCKAMNRSLVNVLFGTMQSSSGPAGSDDEIYANVRSTSAEDIAMILDTAQRVVFVPGYGLAVAQAQHAVRDLANLLRDKGVEVEYAIHPVAGRMPGHMNVLLAEADVPYEQLKEMDEINPTLGQVDVAIVIGANDVVNPLANTDPNSPISGMPIIEVNKARTVIVIKRSLSPGFAKIPNPLFAADNTLMFFSDGKKAVLDIVSAVKEQ, encoded by the coding sequence ATGTTCGACTCGCAAATTATCGTCAACCTCACTTATCTGGTCGCTGCGGTCTTATTCATCGTTGGGCTGAAGATGATGGCCCATCCGCGCAGTGCCGTGCGAGGCAATCTAATTAGCAGTATCGCCATGCTGCTGGCCGTGTTAATCACTGCATATCAGATTCTGGCCGACGGCGATGCCACTTGGTCTGGCTGGCTGTTGATTGGCCTCGGCTTGGCAATTGGGGGTGCCATCGGAGCCGTCATGGCCATCAAGGTCGAGATGACCCAGATGCCGCAATTGGTGGCCCTGTTCAACGGCCTGGGTGGTGCGGCCTCTGTCTTCGTCGCTGGGGCAGAATTAGTGGGCATTACCGACACGACCGCAACCCCCGATGTGATGCTGGCGATCGGCCTATCGGGCTTAATCGGCACCGTCACATTCTGGGGCTCGCTCGTTGCCTTTGGCAAGCTACAAGAGATTGATTTGTTCGAACGTCCGCTCCCAATCGCTTATCCCCAAGCAATCAACGCCCTGATCTCGGTCGCCGCGATATTAATGCTAATTGTGATGGCCACCGCAGGCGTGGGCTGGCCTTACCTGGCAATCGTAGTGCTGGCCACGGTTCTGGGCTTTACCTTAGTAATGCCGATTGGCGGGGCTGATATGCCGGTGGTGATCGCCCTGCTGAACAGCTACTCCGGGCTGGCTGCCGCAGCTACGGGGTTTGTGATTGAAAACAACGTGCTGATCATCTCTGGCTCGCTCGTTGGCGCGTCAGGGATCATTCTTACGCAAATCATGTGCAAAGCGATGAACCGATCGCTAGTTAATGTCCTGTTTGGCACCATGCAATCGTCCAGTGGCCCGGCTGGCTCCGATGACGAAATCTACGCCAATGTTCGTTCGACATCAGCCGAAGACATTGCGATGATTCTCGATACGGCCCAACGCGTGGTCTTTGTGCCTGGTTATGGTCTCGCCGTCGCCCAGGCCCAACATGCCGTGCGTGACCTGGCAAACCTACTACGCGACAAAGGCGTTGAAGTCGAGTACGCGATTCACCCGGTGGCCGGACGAATGCCAGGTCACATGAACGTGTTACTCGCGGAAGCAGACGTTCCGTACGAACAGCTTAAGGAAATGGACGAAATCAATCCAACCTTAGGTCAGGTCGACGTAGCCATCGTGATTGGGGCCAACGACGTGGTGAACCCGCTAGCCAATACCGATCCCAACAGCCCAATCAGCGGGATGCCAATCATCGAAGTCAACAAGGCCCGCACCGTCATTGTCATTAAACGCAGTCTCAGCCCTGGCTTCGCGAAAATCCCCAACCCGCTTTTCGCCGCTGATAACACGCTCATGTTCTTCTCCGATGGGAAGAAGGCGGTGCTCGATATTGTGAGCGCCGTGAAAGAGCAGTAA